The Thermoplasmata archaeon DNA segment TTGTACGCGCCCTTGACGAGCCGGATTCGGGCGCCCAGGGGGAGAAGCTGCTCGAGGTCGTCCGCAGTCCGGCGGATGTTCGCCTGGAGGCAGAGCCCCACTTGGTCGTAGCGTCGGCGGAGGTTCTCGTAGATCCAGACCGTGTCCGCGATCGTGGACGCAGCTTCCATGTCAACCCAGAAGATCCGTCCCCACGCCTTCGTGGCGTCCAGGACGGGAACGATCTGCGAGAGCGCGTATGCCCGGTCGATGAAGATCCCAAACTGGGTGGGTTTGATGCTCACGTCGCCGTCCACCCGGGCCGCCCGGAGCTTGGCCACGAGGTGGATGTACTCCTGAACGGTCGCCTCCACGGGTGCCTTCTCGCGGTAGTGCTCCCCCAGGTGGTTCACGAGGGCATGGATGCCGCGGCGGTTGGCATCGAGGGCGACGCGGACCGCGTCGTCCATGGTCTCCCCCGCGACCCACTGGCGGGCGAATCGGATGAGGAGCCCCATGGTGGCAGGGATTTCCCGGCTTCGCTCAAATAGGTTCCGAATGGACGCGATTCCGCGCTCTCAGATGGGCTTGCCGCACGCGAGACAGAACCTCGCCTCCTCGGGATTCAGGTGACTGCAGGAGCGACAGCGCACCATGACGCCGGTCGTCTGCAGCGCCTCACGCCCGCGCACGGTGTCCGCCGACGAGCCCGAGCCCGCGACGGCGCCGAACAGGAGGAAGAGCCACCAGAGGCGCACCATCCAGCCGCCGACGCCCGCAAGGACGCCGCCGACCACGAAGAGCATGATCGCGCCGAAGAATCCGCCGAAGAAACCCGTGACCGAGAAGCTCGAGCTCAGGGCGTTGTTCAGGATTCCCGTGATGAAGCTGAACATGGCGTACAGGATGATCAGGATGCCCGCGATGAGGAGGACGGCGCCCACGGCGAGGACCGTCACGGCGCCCCAGCCGAACGGCAGGGAAGGCGCGCCTCTCCGGTTTCGGGTCGCGGCGTAGGCAGCGAGCGGTAGGGCCATGGTGGTGGGTTCCCGGCCCGTCCCCGTGGGACGAGGTCCCATGGCCTTCGGTCTGCCTCCTCATAAAAACATCGCTGGCGTTCCCAAGGTTGGTACTCAGGCCGCTCGGGGTCACCGGAGGTCCGGGCGCGCGACCACGGTCTCCGCGAACAGGACGCCCTTCACGGTCCGCAGACGGTCTGCGAGCTCCGCGACCTGCCTCGAATCGCCCTCGACGATGAGGACCTCGAGGCACGTCTCCTCGTTCAGGTGCGTGTGGGCCGTCGCGCGGATCGTGTCCAAGAAGTCGTGCTGGCGATGCAGGACGCGGTGGGTCACCATGCCCACATCGTGGCGGTACACGATCGTGATCGTGCCCACGACCGAGCCTCCGGCCTCGATGCGGCGCCGGACGAGGCCCTTCCGGATGAGTTCCCGGAGCGCCTCTGAGCGGCTCGCGTACCCCTTCTCCCGCACTACGTCGTCCAGTTCCCGGAGGAGGGGCGCCTCCAGGGACACGCCAATCCGTTCCACGGCCATGTGTTACTCCCCAGGGGATGACGTGTTACTCCCTCATCAAATCAGCGTCCCGCGCGCTCCTCGAACCGCCAAACCCTTATCCGGCACGCCGTGTTACGCGCAATATAGGCGTCATACTGTGAGCAGCCGCACTCCCGTCGACCGTCTCTCCGACGCCCCGCGCGCGACATCCGCCCGGTCCCGCGGCGCGATTCTGATTCTCTATTCTGTGATTGCGCTGGCGACCGTCTTGGGTTTCGTGGCCTCGTTCCTGATAGGCCAGCAATATCCGGTCCTCGCGGGCCTGGGGGTCACGGCCTACGTTCTAGGCCTGCGCCACGGCTTCGACGCGGACCACATCGCCGCGATCGACAACACGACGCGGAAGCTCATGCACGAGCGCAGGCCGACCGCGTCCGTGGGGACTTGGTTCTCCCTCGGCCACTCAACCGTGGTCGTGGCGATGATCGTGGCGCTGACCCTGTCCGTCGGCTACATCCGGGACCAGATCCCCGCGTTCAAGAGCGCCGGCTCCATTCTGGGCGCGGCCGTTGCGGGCGTATTCCTCTGGCTCATCGGCCTCATGAACCTCCTCATCGTGTTCGAAATCTACCGGATTTTCCGCAGCCTGCGCGAGGGGAAGCTCGACGAAGCCCATCTGGAGGAAGCCCTCGACAAGCGGGGCTTCCTGCACCGGTACTTCGGGAGGCTCTTCGGGATGGTCCGGAGGGCGTGGCAGATCTACCCGATCGGCGTGCTCTTCGGCCTCGGGTTCGACACGGCGAGCGAGATCGCGCTCATCGCGGTGACCGTCGTGGTCGCGACGAGCTCCGCGGCTCCTCTGTGGATGATCCTGCTCCTGCCGTTCCTGTTCGCGTGCGGCATGGTCTTGGTCGACACCTCGGACTCCGTCGTCATGACGTACGCGTACGGTTGGGCGTTCCGCCGGCCGATGCGGAAGGTCTACTACAACCTCACCGTGACGATCATCTCGATCCTCGTGGCGTTCCTGATCGGTACGATCGAGCTTCTGTCCGTCGTCGTCAACAGCCTCGGACTGACCGGCGGGCTCTGGTCCACGTTGGGAAATGTGGACTTCACGACCATCGGTGTCGCCATCGTCCTTATCTTCGTGGGCTCATGGGGTTTCTCCGTCGCTTACTATCGGTACAAACGGTACGACGAGATCCCCGCGGGCGCTTAGGCGTGCAGCGGTCCTCGTCAGGTCGATTCGTGCAACCCCTTAAAACCAACCGTCGTCCTCTTTCCCACGATGGACTACGCGAAGCAGCTCGACCGGGCTCGGAGCCTTGCGGATCTGTTCGAGCTCGTCAAGCGCGGCGTGTCCGCGGTCGTGGGCCGCAATCGGGCCGGCCTCATGCTCGCCCTCGCCGATCTGGGCAATCATCCGCAGGGATTCCTGGGGGCGTTCTATCCGGTCGCGACGAACGTGATCGTGATGAACAAGGTCCCGCTCCTGCGCATCCAAGAGACGAACCCGGAGCTCTACAAGCCCTACGCGTTCTACGTGCTCCTTCACGAGTACCTTCACTCCGTCGGGTTCGTCGACGAGCTCGTGTGCCGCGACCGGGCCCGCGCGATCGCAGAAACCCTCTTCGGCCCGAGCCACTTAGTCACTCGGATCTCCCAGGATTTCTCCCAGTTCTTCCCGAGCCTCGTGTTCCCGGACGCGGCCTGGCAGCCCCAGGAACTGCGCCTCGAGTTCGTCCCAGACTTCGACCGCGGGTCCGCGTCGTATTTCGCCTAGGTCAATGATGTCATGGCGTCCGCGACCGGATCTCCAGGGGACGCCTGAACCCCGCGGTCACATCCGGGGCCCTCGTGGGCCGTCAGATCCCGCTTCGCTTCGCCGTCGCCTACCGAGTATCCCAGGCCCTCGGAGGCGTCAGCGGGGCCGGCACGCTCGCGGTCATCCTCCGCAGGAGAACTTGACAACCGGTGTTCGATGATAACCCTTATCTCCGGCATCCGCCTGCTCGAGGGGGAAGGCGCGTCCCGGCGGTCCGGGCGTATGCGAAGTCCGAGAGGGCCCACGCGCCCCACACAAGGGCCGGAAAGAGACGACGGGGAGGAATGAGATGGCACCGGTCGACGCAAAGCAACGGGACTCCAAGGAGAACGTGAACGCAACGACCGAGAAGACCGCGGAGAGGCGCCCGGTCGTGCACGGAACGA contains these protein-coding regions:
- a CDS encoding proline dehydrogenase family protein, whose protein sequence is MGLLIRFARQWVAGETMDDAVRVALDANRRGIHALVNHLGEHYREKAPVEATVQEYIHLVAKLRAARVDGDVSIKPTQFGIFIDRAYALSQIVPVLDATKAWGRIFWVDMEAASTIADTVWIYENLRRRYDQVGLCLQANIRRTADDLEQLLPLGARIRLVKGAYKETPDVAFTSRAEIDRAYLRHLETLFAKGRHFAVASHDGRMIDRALELSKAHPDVPFEFAMLQGVRDPLKLELVSQGHRVTEYIPYGPTWLPYFTRRLRERPRNIITMVRSFVSG
- a CDS encoding zinc ribbon domain-containing protein, producing MGPRPTGTGREPTTMALPLAAYAATRNRRGAPSLPFGWGAVTVLAVGAVLLIAGILIILYAMFSFITGILNNALSSSFSVTGFFGGFFGAIMLFVVGGVLAGVGGWMVRLWWLFLLFGAVAGSGSSADTVRGREALQTTGVMVRCRSCSHLNPEEARFCLACGKPI
- the nikR gene encoding nickel-responsive transcriptional regulator NikR — protein: MAVERIGVSLEAPLLRELDDVVREKGYASRSEALRELIRKGLVRRRIEAGGSVVGTITIVYRHDVGMVTHRVLHRQHDFLDTIRATAHTHLNEETCLEVLIVEGDSRQVAELADRLRTVKGVLFAETVVARPDLR
- a CDS encoding HoxN/HupN/NixA family nickel/cobalt transporter — encoded protein: MIALATVLGFVASFLIGQQYPVLAGLGVTAYVLGLRHGFDADHIAAIDNTTRKLMHERRPTASVGTWFSLGHSTVVVAMIVALTLSVGYIRDQIPAFKSAGSILGAAVAGVFLWLIGLMNLLIVFEIYRIFRSLREGKLDEAHLEEALDKRGFLHRYFGRLFGMVRRAWQIYPIGVLFGLGFDTASEIALIAVTVVVATSSAAPLWMILLLPFLFACGMVLVDTSDSVVMTYAYGWAFRRPMRKVYYNLTVTIISILVAFLIGTIELLSVVVNSLGLTGGLWSTLGNVDFTTIGVAIVLIFVGSWGFSVAYYRYKRYDEIPAGA